A region from the Pelobates fuscus isolate aPelFus1 chromosome 3, aPelFus1.pri, whole genome shotgun sequence genome encodes:
- the LOC134601706 gene encoding zona pellucida sperm-binding protein 4-like, translating to MGWCNGFGVVLGLFLSCGLHVLSGASEQFWNDPSQLQCGLADMQFSLPFLIRDSAFVLAVLDNKGKSHYLYNNSACGTWIGEKPDGSVVVGAAYDGCFVSKKDGEYLMTITLEEISDGLVQYNKKDLKCPILPAMDAPSPSTCASIAQQDKLPCANALVSQELCERIGCCFNPRDTTMPCYYGKKLTAQCSDNIVVAVSKDLTTPSLVLESVNVVAVDSASCPKLSILKSNSFVVFQFPLSCGAKHQVDESTMIYENIIEAKQDIRTWNGASLTRDSTMRVTVQCSYSRNAVLPLKVQVFTLPPPPPVSTTGPLFLEMRIAKDQQYSSYYIDGDYPVTRVLRDPVYLEVRILQRTDPNLVLILNDCWANPSPDKTQQPQWPILVKSCPFPGDNYLTQLIPLGASSRAIPFPTHYNHFSISTFTFVDGRTQLALRGLVYFHCSALVCVPSAGNPCSTTCAQRQKRQSVWIPEEHQSIVTSLGPVNFITVEKDVILPEHSFDDNGSDIPISIKDLLEADTIISATMIDYFSPISNMYNTGKAVEGLVERGQGDLLDAVINVLVNEVTDGSTEGEGSGTPQGDFLGVERLRPKYLVPVMEDSGSPESSSLIWLRVAVAVGGVLAVTLTVLGLWRCRTNRSKRINSVEA from the exons ATGGGTTGGTGTAATGGGTTTGGAGTGGTTTTAGGTTTGTTTTTGAGCTGCGGACTGCATGTTTTGTCTGGTGCCTCAGAACAGTTTTGGAATGATCCCTCGCAGCTACAATGTGGCCTTGCAGACATGCAGTTTTCTCTTCCTTTCTTGATTAGAGATTCAGCTTTTGTGTTGGCTGTACTTG ACAACAAAGGAAAGTCTCATTATCTCTACAATAATTCTGCTTGTGGGACCTGGATAGGAGAGAAACCAGATGGCTCTGTGGTCGTTGGTGCTGCTTATGATGGTTGCTTTGTTAGCAAGAAG GATGGAGAATACTTGATGACCATAACCCTGGAAGAAATATCTGATGGACTTGTTCAGTATAACAAAAAGGACCTAAAGTGCCCGATCTTACCAG CTATGGATGCTCCTAGCCCAAGTACATGTGCTTCAATTGCACAACAAGACAAGCTGCCATGTGCCAATGCTTTAGTAAGCCAAGAACTTTGTGAACGTATTGGTTGTTGCTTTAATCCCAGAGATACTACAATGCCGTGTTACTATGGAAAAAAAT TGACTGCACAGTGCTCAGACAACATTGTGGTGGCGGTTTCTAAAGATCTGACAACGCCTTCACTGGTCTTGGAATCTGTCAATGTGGTTGCTGTAGATTCTGCTTCATGTCCTAAACTGAGTATTCTGAAAAGCAATAGCTTTGTAGTATTTCAGTTTCCACTATCTTGTGGAGCAAAGCACCAG GTGGATGAAAGTACAATGATATATGAAAACATAATTGAGGCAAAACAAGACATAAGGACATGGAATGGAGCTTCCTTGACGAGGGACAGTACAATGAG GGTGACTGTACAGTGCAGTTATTCAAGAAATGCAGTTCTACCACTAAAGGTGCAGGTATTTACACTACCCCCACCTCCTCCTGTATCAACTACTGGTCCCCTGTTCCTGGAAATGAGAATTGCTAAAG ACCAACAGTATTCTTCATATTATATTGATGGTGACTACCCTGTAACGAGAGTGCTCCGAGATCCAGTCTACTTGGAAGTCCGCATTCTTCAAAGGACTGATCCTAATCTGGTTCTGATCTTGAATGACTGCTGGGCTAATCCCTCTCCTGACAAGACACAGCAGCCTCAGTGGCCCATCTTGGTGAAAAG CTGCCCCTTTCCTGGAGACAACTACCTCACACAGCTTATTCCTCTTGGCGCTTCATCTCGGGCAATTCCATTCCCAACCCATTACAACCACTTTTCAATCAGCACCTTCACATTTGTGGATGGAAGAACCCAGCTTGCACTTAGAGGACTG GTCTACTTTCACTGCAGTGCTTTGGTTTGTGTTCCATCTGCTGGCAATCCATGCAGCACTACCTGTGCACAAAGACAAA AGAGGCAGTCCGTGTGGATCCCTGAGGAACATCAAAGCATTGTAACATCACTTGGTCCTGTTAACTTTATTACAGTTGAAAAAGATGTGATTCTACCAGAGCATAGCTTCGATGACAATGGAAGTGATATTCCTATTTCAATAAAAGACCTCTTGGAAGCTGACACTATCATATCTGCCACTATGATAGATTACTTTTCTCCTATATCCAACATGTATAACACTGGTAAGGCAGTTGAAGGTCTTGTCGAGAGAGGACAAGGAGACCTTCTTGATGCAGTTATCAATGTACTAGTTAATGAGGTAACTGACGGCTCCACTGAAGGGGAAGGATCAGGGACCCCACAAGGAGACTTTCTTGGCGTGGAAAGACTGCGCCCTAAATATCTGGTTCCTGTGATGGAAG aTTCTGGAAGTCCTGAATCCTCTTCTCTGATCTGGTTAAGAGTAGCAGTGGCTGTAGGAGGGGTCCTAGCTGTAACGCTGACAGTCCTCGGTCTCTGGAGATGCCGTACAAACCGTAGCAAAAGAATTAATTCAGTAGAAgcttaa